A single window of bacterium DNA harbors:
- the hflX gene encoding GTPase HflX, producing MIPESRDERALLVYAHRKRARGPAAALDVAEVMDELKDLVLAAGATVAASRVQGVDSENPATIVGKGTLVRLKEEIETLGANLVVFQNLLKPKQQALLEEELDVKTLDRREVILDIFARRARTREGKLQVELAQLSFRLGRLAGGRKELSRLGGGIGTRGPGEKKLEEDRRRIRAQIRQLERELTTVRRTRSLHYQRRREVGFPVVALVGYTNAGKSTLFNRLTGADVFVADQLFATLDPTARKFRLPGGREAILVDTVGFIHDLPAELRQAFLATLEGIGEADLLLHVADGSSDAVESNVGSVNTILGELSFREKPILLLMNKHDRCPPGSTPQEGAMWISAKSGEGIPELLTLIERELWFHRPQEIASTPPA from the coding sequence ATGATCCCGGAATCGCGCGACGAGCGCGCCCTCCTTGTCTACGCCCACCGGAAGCGGGCACGCGGCCCGGCGGCGGCGCTGGACGTCGCCGAGGTGATGGACGAGCTGAAGGACCTGGTCCTCGCGGCGGGGGCGACGGTGGCGGCTTCCCGCGTGCAGGGGGTCGACTCGGAGAACCCGGCCACGATCGTCGGGAAGGGGACCCTGGTCCGCCTGAAGGAGGAGATCGAGACGCTGGGGGCGAACCTGGTGGTCTTCCAGAACCTGCTCAAGCCGAAGCAGCAGGCGCTTCTCGAAGAGGAGCTCGACGTGAAGACCCTCGACCGGCGCGAGGTCATCCTCGACATCTTCGCCCGGCGCGCACGCACCCGGGAGGGGAAGCTCCAGGTGGAACTCGCCCAGCTGTCGTTCCGGCTCGGGAGGCTCGCGGGGGGACGGAAGGAGCTGTCGCGGCTCGGCGGCGGGATCGGGACCCGGGGACCGGGGGAGAAGAAGCTCGAGGAGGATCGCCGCCGCATCCGCGCGCAGATCCGGCAGCTTGAGCGGGAGCTGACCACGGTGCGCAGGACGCGTTCGCTCCATTACCAGCGGCGGCGCGAAGTCGGGTTCCCGGTGGTCGCGCTCGTCGGGTACACCAACGCCGGGAAATCGACCCTCTTCAACCGTCTGACGGGCGCCGACGTCTTCGTGGCGGACCAGCTTTTCGCCACGCTGGATCCGACCGCCCGGAAATTCCGGCTTCCCGGCGGCAGGGAGGCGATCCTCGTCGACACGGTGGGGTTCATCCACGACCTTCCGGCGGAGCTGCGGCAGGCGTTCCTCGCGACCCTCGAGGGGATCGGCGAGGCGGACCTTCTCCTCCACGTCGCCGACGGAAGCTCCGACGCGGTGGAGAGCAACGTCGGATCGGTGAACACGATCCTCGGGGAGCTGTCGTTTCGCGAGAAGCCGATCCTCCTCCTGATGAACAAGCACGACCGCTGCCCCCCCGGGTCGACGCCGCAGGAAGGGGCGATGTGGATTTCCGCGAAATCGGGGGAGGGGATCCCGGAGCTGCTGACGCTGATCGAAAGGGAGCTATGGTTTCACCGCCCGCAAGAGATCGCTTCGACACCGCCCGCCTGA
- a CDS encoding CDP-alcohol phosphatidyltransferase family protein: MVSPPARDRFDTARLINIANGLTAARVLLVPYFAYLLISEREKAALLVFIVCGATDALDGLLARWLRQRTLAGTLLDPIADKLMMATAFIVLTYIHIVPLRLAIMVISRDVIILVGSFLYLLLFDASDIRPTGLSKANTVIQILTVIYFLSVAAFPAETKALGAGTGSIPNRAVALVCAFTTVASGLQYLYIGLRKLSDA, encoded by the coding sequence ATGGTTTCACCGCCCGCAAGAGATCGCTTCGACACCGCCCGCCTGATCAACATCGCGAACGGGCTGACGGCGGCGCGCGTCCTCCTGGTCCCGTACTTCGCCTACCTCCTGATCTCCGAGCGGGAGAAGGCGGCTTTGCTGGTGTTCATCGTCTGCGGCGCGACGGACGCCCTCGACGGATTGCTGGCCCGCTGGCTGCGGCAGCGGACACTGGCCGGGACGCTTCTCGACCCGATCGCCGACAAGCTGATGATGGCGACCGCCTTCATCGTGCTCACCTACATCCACATCGTCCCCCTGCGGCTCGCGATCATGGTGATCAGCAGGGACGTCATCATTCTCGTGGGGAGCTTCCTCTACCTCCTCCTGTTCGATGCGAGCGACATCCGGCCGACGGGGCTCAGCAAGGCGAACACGGTGATCCAGATCCTGACGGTCATCTACTTCCTCTCGGTCGCCGCGTTCCCCGCGGAGACGAAGGCGCTGGGAGCGGGGACGGGCAGCATCCCCAACCGCGCTGTCGCGCTGGTCTGCGCATTCACAACGGTCGCCTCCGGGCTCCAGTACCTGTATATCGGCCTCCGGAAGCTTTCCGATGCGTGA
- a CDS encoding DUF512 domain-containing protein, with protein MREVPGEGPAQGSPRAGVGVEAVAPGSPAERAGIVPGDRILSVAGRAVEDLLDLHFLTSRSRFTIAWRDASGAVREKGIRLQGKTPGIFPEPIRVRRCRNRCIFCFVHQLPKGLRRALYVKDEDVRLSFLHGQYVTFSDLSGEEAAKIVRYRLSPLYVSIHTTDPGLRRRMLGNPRAADVMRVMGELIRSGIVLHGQIVVCPGVNDGDELARSLRELSGLRPGLRTVAVVPVGLTSHRDGLPPLRPVTRDQARQTLDLLGALGREFGKSADGEPFAVAADEYYLMAGRDVPGRRSYGSFAQIENGVGLVRRFRDEAASLFRRKRWPGGAAGGTVVTGRSASRLVAGFLEEFSSRAGARFVALPVANRLMGESVTVTGLLGGNDIASAARGNVRGTLYIPSVTLRDAGDLFLDGLTPEEVSRRTGAPVTLFAPTPRGFLDAVYPRNRPEYH; from the coding sequence ATGCGTGAGGTCCCCGGGGAGGGTCCGGCGCAAGGCTCTCCCCGCGCCGGGGTCGGCGTCGAGGCCGTGGCGCCCGGGTCTCCCGCCGAACGGGCCGGGATCGTCCCCGGAGACCGGATCCTCTCCGTGGCGGGCCGCGCGGTGGAGGACCTCCTCGACCTCCATTTCCTCACATCGCGGAGCCGGTTCACCATCGCGTGGCGGGACGCGTCGGGGGCCGTGCGGGAAAAGGGGATCCGGCTGCAGGGGAAGACGCCGGGAATTTTTCCGGAGCCGATCCGGGTCCGGCGTTGCCGCAACCGGTGCATCTTCTGCTTCGTCCACCAGCTGCCGAAAGGGCTCCGCCGCGCCCTGTACGTGAAGGACGAGGACGTGCGTCTCTCTTTTCTTCACGGACAATACGTCACCTTTTCGGACCTTTCCGGGGAGGAGGCGGCGAAGATCGTCCGGTACCGCCTCTCGCCGCTGTACGTGTCGATCCACACGACCGACCCGGGCCTGCGGCGGCGGATGCTGGGGAACCCCCGCGCGGCAGACGTGATGCGCGTGATGGGGGAACTGATCCGGTCCGGGATCGTCCTTCACGGACAGATCGTCGTCTGCCCCGGCGTCAACGACGGCGACGAGCTTGCGCGGAGCCTCCGGGAGCTCTCCGGCCTGCGTCCCGGGCTCCGTACGGTGGCGGTGGTTCCGGTGGGACTGACGTCCCATCGGGACGGGCTGCCGCCCCTGCGCCCGGTCACGCGCGATCAGGCGCGGCAGACGCTTGATCTGCTCGGCGCGCTTGGCAGGGAATTCGGGAAGAGCGCGGACGGGGAGCCGTTCGCGGTCGCCGCCGACGAATATTACCTGATGGCGGGACGGGACGTTCCCGGCCGCCGCTCGTACGGGTCTTTCGCGCAGATCGAAAACGGCGTGGGACTGGTACGGCGATTCCGGGACGAAGCGGCCTCCCTCTTCCGTCGGAAACGGTGGCCGGGAGGAGCCGCCGGGGGGACGGTCGTGACGGGACGGTCCGCGTCGCGACTTGTGGCCGGATTCCTTGAGGAATTCTCTTCCCGCGCGGGTGCCCGGTTCGTCGCGCTTCCGGTCGCCAACCGGTTGATGGGGGAAAGCGTCACCGTGACCGGACTGCTCGGCGGAAACGACATCGCATCCGCCGCCCGGGGCAATGTCCGCGGGACGCTCTACATCCCCTCCGTCACCCTTCGGGACGCGGGGGACCTGTTTCTGGACGGGCTCACCCCGGAGGAGGTTTCCAGGCGGACGGGTGCGCCCGTCACCCTTTTCGCGCCGACGCCGAGAGGGTTCCTCGACGCGGTCTATCCACGGAACCGGCCGGAATATCATTGA
- the thrS gene encoding threonine--tRNA ligase: MTLLELARKEGKAKVAIAARVDGLVTDLARPLPDGAKVEWVLPSDPDGVELLRHSTAHVMAAAVKELFPGALITIGPAIGNGFYYDFDVETPFTPEDLVRIEERMREIVKADRPFVREEATKEQARALFPGEPYKEELLADIPDETVSLYRMGNFLDLCRGPHVPGTGRIGAFRLMNTAGAYWRGDSRNRMLTRIYGVAFASKRELDEHLRILEEIKKRDHRKLGRELDLFSVNDDIGPGLILWHPKGAVVRRVMEDFWRDEHAKAGYDLVFSPHIARLDLWRVSGHTDFYRQAMFSPIDIEGQEYQLKPMNCPFHIQIYKSRMRSYRDLPIRYAELGTVYRYEPSGTLHGLLRVRGFTQDDAHLFLRPDQLDEEIFTLLDFTLFVLRSFGFGKYDIYLSTRPEKYAGAPEQWDLAESALRKALERKGIPFEVDPGEGVFYGPKIDIKIKDMLGRSWQCSTIQVDFNNPERFDATYVAADGAPQRAIMIHRALMGSLERFFGVLVEHHAGAFPVWLAPVQADVVPVTEKQNAFAREVVAKLRAAGFRAEGDYRNEKLGYKIRESQVNKVPYALVVGEREAEAQTVSPRRRGGEQLPPMPIGSFIERLAGEAVNKVE; the protein is encoded by the coding sequence ATGACGCTCCTCGAGCTCGCCAGGAAAGAAGGGAAGGCGAAGGTCGCCATCGCCGCCAGGGTGGACGGCCTCGTGACGGACCTTGCGCGCCCGCTTCCCGACGGGGCGAAGGTCGAGTGGGTCCTACCGTCCGACCCGGACGGCGTGGAGCTCCTCCGGCACAGTACGGCGCACGTGATGGCCGCCGCCGTCAAGGAGCTCTTCCCGGGGGCGCTGATCACGATCGGCCCGGCCATCGGAAACGGTTTCTACTACGACTTCGACGTCGAGACGCCGTTCACTCCGGAGGACCTCGTCCGGATCGAGGAGCGGATGCGGGAGATCGTCAAGGCCGATCGTCCGTTCGTTCGTGAAGAGGCGACGAAGGAGCAGGCGCGCGCGCTGTTCCCGGGGGAGCCGTACAAGGAGGAGCTGCTCGCCGACATCCCCGACGAGACCGTTTCCCTCTATCGCATGGGAAATTTTCTCGACCTGTGCCGCGGGCCGCACGTTCCGGGGACGGGCCGGATCGGGGCATTCCGCCTGATGAACACCGCCGGGGCGTACTGGCGAGGCGACTCGAGGAACAGGATGCTGACGCGCATCTACGGGGTCGCCTTTGCGTCGAAGAGGGAACTCGACGAGCACCTGCGGATCCTCGAGGAGATCAAGAAGCGCGACCACCGGAAGTTGGGCCGCGAGCTCGACCTGTTCAGCGTGAACGACGACATCGGCCCCGGGCTCATCCTCTGGCATCCGAAGGGGGCGGTCGTCCGCAGGGTCATGGAGGATTTCTGGCGGGACGAGCACGCGAAGGCGGGGTACGACCTGGTCTTCTCGCCGCACATCGCGCGCCTCGACCTCTGGCGGGTCAGCGGTCACACGGATTTCTACCGGCAGGCGATGTTCTCCCCGATCGACATCGAGGGGCAGGAGTACCAGCTGAAGCCGATGAACTGCCCGTTCCACATCCAGATCTACAAGTCCCGCATGCGATCGTACCGCGACCTTCCGATCCGTTACGCGGAGCTGGGAACGGTGTACCGCTACGAGCCGTCCGGGACGCTGCACGGGCTCCTCCGCGTGCGCGGCTTCACACAGGACGACGCGCACCTTTTCCTGCGCCCCGATCAGCTCGACGAGGAGATCTTCACCCTTCTCGATTTCACGCTCTTCGTGCTGCGGTCGTTCGGGTTCGGGAAATACGACATCTACCTTTCCACCCGTCCGGAGAAGTACGCTGGAGCGCCCGAACAGTGGGACCTCGCCGAGAGCGCGCTTCGGAAGGCCCTCGAGCGGAAGGGAATCCCCTTCGAGGTCGATCCTGGGGAGGGGGTCTTCTACGGGCCGAAGATCGACATCAAGATCAAGGACATGCTGGGACGTTCCTGGCAATGCTCCACGATCCAGGTCGACTTCAACAACCCCGAGCGGTTCGACGCGACGTATGTCGCCGCCGACGGGGCCCCGCAGCGGGCGATCATGATCCACCGCGCGCTGATGGGGTCGCTGGAACGGTTCTTCGGCGTTCTGGTGGAGCACCACGCGGGGGCCTTCCCGGTGTGGCTCGCCCCGGTCCAGGCCGATGTCGTCCCGGTGACCGAGAAGCAGAACGCGTTCGCGCGGGAGGTCGTCGCGAAGCTTCGCGCCGCCGGGTTCCGTGCGGAGGGCGACTACCGCAACGAAAAGCTGGGGTACAAGATCCGGGAATCCCAGGTGAACAAGGTTCCGTACGCGCTCGTCGTGGGCGAGCGCGAGGCGGAAGCGCAAACGGTCTCCCCGCGACGGCGTGGAGGGGAGCAGCTCCCCCCCATGCCGATCGGGTCGTTCATCGAACGTCTCGCCGGGGAAGCGGTCAACAAGGTAGAGTAA
- the infC gene encoding translation initiation factor IF-3, producing the protein MAKESRINEQIQVPEVRLVGPDGEQLGVVKTSEALQSARAQDLDLVEVAPMAAPPVCRIMDFGKFKYITSKREQEARKKQTVIQVKEIKVRPKTEEHDLNTKLKHIRRFLEAGDKVKVTVRFRGRELAYASQSGFEVLKHIVEAIADVAKVESAPKMEGKTMMAIVSPTMHKKKPAGSAEKPQAATPAPAAAKDAPQAATAPPAQKQEG; encoded by the coding sequence ATCGCCAAGGAATCGAGAATCAACGAACAGATCCAGGTCCCCGAAGTCCGGCTCGTGGGCCCCGACGGGGAGCAGTTGGGCGTCGTGAAAACGTCGGAGGCGCTCCAGAGCGCGAGGGCGCAGGACCTCGACCTGGTCGAGGTGGCCCCCATGGCCGCGCCTCCGGTCTGCCGGATCATGGATTTCGGCAAGTTCAAGTACATCACGAGCAAGCGGGAGCAGGAGGCGAGAAAGAAGCAGACCGTCATCCAGGTCAAGGAGATCAAGGTCCGGCCGAAGACGGAAGAGCACGACCTGAACACGAAGCTGAAACATATTCGCCGCTTCCTGGAGGCGGGCGACAAGGTCAAGGTGACCGTCCGGTTCCGCGGGCGGGAGCTCGCCTACGCCTCGCAGAGCGGCTTCGAGGTCCTGAAGCACATCGTGGAGGCGATCGCCGACGTCGCGAAGGTGGAGTCGGCACCGAAGATGGAAGGGAAGACGATGATGGCCATCGTCTCCCCGACGATGCATAAGAAGAAGCCCGCCGGCAGCGCCGAAAAGCCGCAGGCGGCGACCCCGGCGCCCGCGGCGGCGAAGGACGCACCGCAGGCGGCGACCGCGCCACCGGCGCAGAAACAGGAGGGATAG
- the rpmI gene encoding 50S ribosomal protein L35 yields MPKMKSNRGASKRFRATGAGGIKRAKSGKSHILTSKDRKRKRALRKSALVHHTNEKSIRRLLPYL; encoded by the coding sequence ATGCCGAAGATGAAATCGAACCGGGGCGCGAGCAAGCGGTTTCGCGCGACGGGCGCGGGGGGGATCAAGCGCGCCAAGTCCGGGAAGAGCCACATCCTGACGTCGAAGGACCGGAAGCGGAAGCGCGCGCTGCGCAAGTCGGCCCTGGTCCACCACACGAACGAGAAGTCGATCCGCCGCCTGCTGCCGTACCTTTAA
- the rplT gene encoding 50S ribosomal protein L20, translated as MPRVKRAVHSHKKRRSILKLAKGYRGGHGNLLRSAKEAVARALRYAYRDRRNNKREFRALWIVRVNAAAREHGLSYSQFLFGLKKAGVEVDRKILADLAVNDPAGFQALADRSKAALA; from the coding sequence ATGCCTCGCGTAAAAAGAGCCGTACATTCGCACAAGAAGCGCCGCTCGATCCTCAAGCTCGCGAAGGGGTACCGGGGCGGCCACGGGAACCTGCTGCGGTCCGCCAAGGAGGCCGTCGCCCGCGCCCTGCGCTATGCCTATCGCGACCGCCGGAACAACAAGCGGGAGTTCCGGGCCCTCTGGATCGTCCGCGTCAACGCCGCCGCGCGGGAGCACGGGCTCTCCTACAGCCAGTTCCTGTTCGGCCTGAAGAAGGCGGGGGTCGAGGTCGACCGGAAGATCCTCGCCGACCTCGCCGTCAACGATCCCGCGGGGTTCCAGGCGCTCGCCGACCGATCGAAAGCCGCCCTGGCGTAG
- the pheS gene encoding phenylalanine--tRNA ligase subunit alpha produces MTRLLEEGTAAIAAARSESDLLEAKGRFFGKKGAVSGILKGVAALPVEERKAVGELANRARAELESAFDARLAEIRGKERLLREGRERIDVTLPGRGPMPGHRHPVSQTMSDIIAVFRRLGFSVQGGPDVETDYYNFEALNFPPEHPARDMQDTFYVESEAGDLVLRTHTSPVQIRAMERMKPPVRIIAPGTVYRSDSDITHSPMFHQVEGLAVDRDITMADLKGLLTEFCRLTFGPEKPVRFRPSYFPFTEPSAEMDIQCVICGGSGCRVCKESGWLEILGAGMVDPSVFGFVGYDPEEYAGFAFGMGVERIAMLRHGISDIRLLFENDIRFLSQF; encoded by the coding sequence ATCACGCGCCTACTCGAGGAGGGGACGGCGGCCATCGCGGCCGCGCGCAGCGAGAGCGACCTCCTCGAGGCGAAGGGCCGCTTCTTCGGGAAGAAGGGCGCCGTCTCCGGAATCCTGAAGGGGGTCGCCGCGCTCCCGGTCGAGGAGCGCAAGGCGGTCGGTGAGCTGGCGAACCGCGCCCGCGCGGAGCTCGAGTCCGCCTTTGACGCCCGGCTCGCCGAGATCCGCGGGAAGGAGCGCCTTCTTCGCGAAGGGCGGGAGCGGATCGACGTCACCCTTCCCGGCAGGGGGCCGATGCCGGGCCACCGGCATCCGGTGTCGCAGACGATGTCGGACATCATCGCGGTCTTTCGCCGCCTCGGCTTCTCCGTCCAGGGGGGACCGGACGTCGAGACGGATTACTACAACTTCGAGGCCCTCAACTTCCCTCCGGAACACCCGGCGCGGGACATGCAGGACACCTTCTACGTCGAGTCGGAGGCCGGCGATCTCGTTCTTCGCACCCACACCTCGCCGGTCCAGATCCGGGCGATGGAGCGGATGAAGCCGCCGGTCCGGATCATCGCGCCCGGCACGGTCTACCGGTCCGACTCCGACATCACCCACTCCCCGATGTTCCACCAGGTGGAAGGCCTCGCGGTCGACCGGGACATCACGATGGCCGACCTCAAGGGGCTGCTCACCGAGTTCTGCCGGCTGACCTTCGGTCCCGAAAAGCCGGTGCGGTTCCGCCCGAGCTACTTCCCGTTCACCGAGCCGTCCGCGGAGATGGACATCCAGTGCGTCATCTGCGGCGGGTCGGGGTGCAGGGTATGCAAGGAGTCGGGGTGGCTCGAGATCCTCGGTGCCGGGATGGTCGACCCCTCCGTGTTCGGCTTCGTCGGGTACGACCCCGAGGAGTACGCCGGCTTCGCCTTCGGCATGGGCGTCGAGCGGATCGCCATGCTGCGCCACGGGATCTCGGACATCCGTCTCCTGTTCGAAAACGACATCCGTTTCCTGTCGCAGTTCTGA
- the pheT gene encoding phenylalanine--tRNA ligase subunit beta: MKIPYSWLKEFIDTRLSPSQAQEALTMAGVEVSSCRFLGEGLDSVVTARILDMRPHPDADRLSLCRVTDGSDTFGIVCGAKNMKAGDAVALAKIGARLPNGMEIRRAKIRGQASEGMLCSEQELKLAEASAGIMILPGDTAPGKPLADALGLSDWLLEVEITPNRGDCLSILGVAREIASITGEKIVLPDVSFPEEGEPIGDLVRIDVSDPDLCPRYTARVVSGVAIAPSPDWMRRRLALCGIRPINNIVDVTNYLLLEVGQPMHAFDLDRLRGARIVVAAPKETLTFTTLDGAERTIAPGMLLIRDGEGPVAVAGVMGGANSEVVDGTTRVVFESAHFFPPSIRRTARRLGLSSESSYRFERGVDPAGTLYAADRAVSLLYRFAPASVARGVIDLDAGNASPRTVPFRPERASRIIGRGYASEACREVFGRLGFPVADRGTGTWNVTVPTHRFDIEREIDLVEEVARLSGYDSIPTTYPESKAPEFSGDDTFADIQERAFDFLRGRGFSQAVNFSFVSGRTWERLGAFLGFDPTDAVRLRNPISDETTLMRPHLLSGLLANAADNVRRFVGDVRLYEAGKAFGKSYLEGHFEEPRLGVILCGRPLPGDWSGVDVPADFYDMKGIVEPLLLHLCASPVHVVPTRFRPFFEAGKAADILRDGEVVGWFGAIRKELLDSFELAGPVFYGEIRLRKATASPPPPGRYAPLPKFPPVFRDVACVFLTGVPVGDVLAMVREVSPEVEEASVFDIFTGDKIGEGNKSVGIRVKLQSLERTLTESEVHSIHSKIVKLLENRFGGKIRTS, translated from the coding sequence TTGAAGATTCCGTATTCGTGGCTGAAGGAATTCATCGACACGCGTCTTTCGCCTTCGCAGGCGCAGGAAGCTCTCACGATGGCGGGCGTGGAGGTCTCCTCCTGCCGGTTCCTCGGGGAGGGGCTCGACTCCGTCGTCACCGCCCGGATCCTGGATATGCGCCCGCACCCGGATGCCGACCGGCTTTCCCTGTGCAGGGTGACCGACGGGTCGGATACGTTCGGGATCGTCTGCGGGGCGAAAAACATGAAGGCAGGGGACGCGGTCGCGCTGGCGAAGATCGGCGCGCGCCTTCCCAACGGCATGGAGATCAGGAGGGCGAAGATCCGCGGGCAGGCGTCGGAGGGGATGCTCTGTTCGGAGCAGGAACTGAAGCTCGCCGAGGCGTCGGCCGGGATCATGATCCTCCCCGGGGACACCGCTCCGGGGAAGCCGCTTGCCGACGCGCTCGGGCTTTCCGACTGGCTTCTGGAGGTCGAGATCACGCCGAACCGGGGCGACTGCCTCAGCATCCTCGGCGTGGCGCGGGAGATCGCCTCCATCACCGGCGAGAAGATCGTCCTTCCCGATGTCTCGTTCCCGGAAGAGGGGGAGCCGATCGGGGATCTGGTGCGGATCGACGTCTCCGACCCCGACCTGTGCCCGCGGTACACCGCCCGGGTGGTTTCCGGCGTCGCCATCGCCCCTTCCCCGGACTGGATGCGACGGCGCCTCGCGCTGTGCGGGATCCGCCCGATCAACAACATCGTCGACGTCACCAACTACCTGCTGCTCGAGGTCGGACAACCGATGCACGCCTTCGACCTCGATCGTCTCCGCGGGGCGAGGATCGTGGTCGCGGCCCCGAAGGAAACGCTGACCTTCACGACGCTCGACGGGGCGGAGCGGACGATCGCTCCCGGGATGCTCCTCATCCGAGACGGGGAAGGCCCGGTTGCCGTCGCCGGCGTGATGGGCGGGGCGAACAGCGAGGTCGTCGACGGAACGACGCGCGTCGTCTTCGAGAGCGCCCATTTCTTCCCTCCCTCGATCCGCCGGACGGCGAGGCGCCTGGGGCTGTCGAGCGAATCCTCGTACCGGTTCGAGCGGGGAGTCGATCCGGCGGGAACCCTCTACGCCGCGGACCGTGCGGTGTCGCTCCTGTACCGGTTCGCCCCCGCATCCGTCGCGAGGGGAGTGATCGACCTCGACGCCGGAAACGCGAGCCCTCGAACGGTGCCGTTCCGCCCGGAGCGCGCGAGCCGGATCATCGGCAGAGGGTACGCATCCGAGGCCTGCCGGGAGGTCTTCGGGCGCCTCGGGTTCCCGGTCGCCGACCGCGGGACGGGAACCTGGAACGTCACGGTCCCCACGCACCGGTTCGACATCGAGCGGGAGATCGACCTGGTGGAGGAGGTCGCGCGGCTTTCCGGATACGACTCCATTCCGACGACCTATCCCGAATCGAAGGCGCCGGAATTTTCCGGGGACGACACGTTTGCAGACATCCAGGAGAGGGCCTTCGACTTCCTGCGCGGACGCGGCTTTTCACAGGCCGTGAATTTCTCCTTCGTATCGGGCCGGACCTGGGAGCGCCTGGGGGCGTTCCTCGGGTTCGACCCGACGGACGCGGTTCGCCTCCGGAACCCGATCTCGGACGAGACGACCCTGATGCGGCCGCACCTGCTGTCGGGTCTCCTGGCGAACGCGGCGGACAACGTGCGCCGTTTCGTCGGAGACGTCCGGCTCTACGAGGCGGGAAAGGCGTTCGGGAAGTCGTACCTCGAGGGGCACTTCGAGGAGCCCCGGCTCGGGGTGATCCTCTGCGGGAGGCCGCTCCCGGGCGACTGGTCCGGCGTGGACGTTCCCGCGGACTTCTACGACATGAAGGGGATCGTGGAACCGCTCCTGCTTCATCTTTGCGCATCCCCGGTCCACGTCGTACCCACGCGCTTCCGGCCGTTTTTCGAAGCGGGGAAGGCGGCGGACATCCTGCGGGACGGCGAGGTCGTCGGATGGTTCGGGGCGATCCGCAAGGAACTGCTCGATTCGTTCGAGCTCGCGGGTCCCGTCTTCTACGGAGAGATCCGTTTGCGGAAGGCGACCGCTTCGCCGCCGCCGCCGGGGCGGTACGCGCCGCTGCCGAAGTTCCCTCCTGTTTTCAGGGACGTGGCGTGCGTTTTTTTGACAGGGGTGCCGGTGGGCGACGTTCTCGCGATGGTTCGCGAGGTCTCCCCCGAGGTCGAGGAAGCCTCGGTGTTCGACATCTTCACGGGGGATAAGATCGGGGAAGGGAACAAAAGCGTCGGGATCCGGGTGAAACTGCAATCCCTCGAGAGAACCTTGACGGAATCGGAAGTCCATAGTATACATAGCAAAATCGTAAAATTATTGGAGAATCGGTTCGGCGGCAAGATTCGGACCTCTTGA
- a CDS encoding integration host factor subunit alpha — translation MTKADLVEIVYEKIGGLSKKESQDIVERIFETMKTSLKQGDKIKISGFGNFTLRDKRPRKGRNPQTGDDIEITARRVLTFRPSQILKSHINEPVKPS, via the coding sequence ATGACGAAAGCGGACCTGGTCGAGATCGTTTATGAAAAAATCGGTGGTCTCTCCAAGAAGGAATCCCAGGACATCGTGGAGAGGATCTTCGAGACGATGAAGACCAGCCTCAAGCAGGGCGACAAGATCAAGATCTCCGGCTTCGGAAACTTCACCCTGCGCGACAAGCGCCCGCGCAAGGGGCGCAATCCGCAAACCGGCGACGACATCGAAATCACCGCGCGCCGCGTACTGACGTTCCGCCCGAGCCAGATCCTGAAGTCTCACATCAACGAACCGGTCAAGCCGTCCTGA
- a CDS encoding MerR family transcriptional regulator — translation MTATQIPDKFHFKIGEVSRILGVKPYVLRFWETEFQISPAKNRSQHRVYKRQEVETLLEIKRLLYEERFTIEGARVKLKELAKDRQRQLKLDLAENPYRATLRQVKKDLARIKVILK, via the coding sequence GTGACCGCCACCCAGATACCGGACAAGTTCCATTTCAAGATCGGCGAGGTGAGCCGGATCTTGGGTGTGAAGCCTTACGTTCTCCGGTTCTGGGAAACCGAGTTCCAGATCAGCCCCGCGAAGAATCGATCCCAGCACCGCGTGTACAAACGGCAGGAAGTCGAGACGCTCCTCGAGATCAAGCGTCTCCTGTACGAGGAGCGCTTCACCATCGAGGGCGCCCGGGTAAAGCTGAAGGAGCTGGCGAAGGACCGCCAGAGGCAACTGAAGCTGGACCTCGCCGAAAACCCGTACAGGGCGACGCTGCGGCAGGTGAAAAAAGACCTCGCGAGAATCAAGGTGATACTTAAATAG
- a CDS encoding phosphomannose isomerase type II C-terminal cupin domain, translating into MERGDRPWGYYLVLHEDAGYKVKQFIVKPGSRLSLQRHRFRSEHWQVVRGEAEVTRGKEVVRLLPGGSIDIPLGALHRVESVGKEDLVVIEVQMGEYVGEDDIERFEDDYDRAPPPAARKMK; encoded by the coding sequence ATGGAGCGCGGCGATCGCCCCTGGGGATATTACCTGGTCCTGCACGAGGATGCAGGGTACAAGGTGAAGCAGTTCATCGTGAAGCCGGGCAGCCGCCTGAGCCTCCAGCGGCACCGGTTTCGGTCGGAGCATTGGCAGGTGGTCCGCGGCGAGGCGGAGGTGACGCGCGGCAAGGAGGTCGTCCGGCTCCTCCCTGGAGGATCGATCGACATTCCGCTGGGCGCCCTGCATCGGGTGGAGAGCGTGGGGAAGGAAGACCTCGTCGTCATCGAGGTGCAGATGGGGGAGTATGTCGGAGAGGACGACATCGAGCGGTTCGAGGATGATTATGATCGCGCCCCGCCGCCGGCCGCCCGGAAAATGAAGTGA